In Microtus pennsylvanicus isolate mMicPen1 chromosome 12, mMicPen1.hap1, whole genome shotgun sequence, the following proteins share a genomic window:
- the LOC142832425 gene encoding olfactory receptor 4B13-like, with product MGKANNVTELIITGLFQDPEVQKVCFLLFLPVYLATVLGNGLIVTVVSVSKSLRSPMYIFLSSLSLVEICYSSTVVPKFIIDLLAKVKTISLKGCLTQIFFFHFWGVAEIFLLVVMAYDRYVAICKPLHYMNIMNHQVCHMLVGVSWLGGFLHSLIQVLITIQLPFCGPNVIDHYFCDLQPLFKLACTDTFVESVTVMANSGLIALCSFLVLVSSYVIILVNLRNHSAEGRRKALSTCASHITVVILFFGPAIFLYMRPSSTFTEDKLVAVFYTVITPMLYPIIYTLRNSEVKNAMRKLWVRKTYSQRVKVPSFCEQQFLPTFINTNTSSCNVRPVESVSHSAKPVDVATEQNIAGTLNEDVAQGLAVSHNVNDHGEVDHGYSKHQQG from the exons ATGGGCAAGGCAAATAACGTGACTGAACTGATCATCACTGGCCTTTTTCAGGATCCAGAGGTGCAGAAAGTGTGCTTTTTGCTGTTCCTTCCCGTGTATCTGGCCACAGTGCTGGGCAATGGCCTCATTGTCACAGTAGTCAGTGTCAGTAAGAGTCTGCGTTCCCCCATGTACATCTTCCTCAGCTCCTTGTCCCTGGTGGAGATCTGTTACTCCTCTACTGTTGTCCCTAAGTTCATCATTGACTTACTTGCCAAAGTTAAAACCATCTCCCTGAAGGGCTGTCTGACTCAGatattctttttccatttttgggGAGTTGCTGAGATATTTTTGCTTGTGGTgatggcctatgatcgctatgtggccatctgcaaaccTCTTCACTATATGAATATCATGAATCATCAAGTGTGTCACATGCTGGTGGGTGTTTCGTGGCTGGGGGGCTTTTTGCATTCTCTAATTCAGGTTCTTATCACTATTCAGTTGCCCTTCTGTGGTCCCAATGTGATTGATCACTACTTTTGTGATCTCCAGCCGCTATTCAAGCTGGCTTGCACTGATACCTTTGTGGAGAGTGTCACCGTAATGGCTAATAGTGGCTTAATTGCTCTGTGTTCCTTCCTAGTCTTGGTGTCTTCCTATGTCATTATCCTTGTCAACTTGAGGAATCATTCTGCAGAGGGGAGGCGCAAGGCCCTTTCCACCTGTGCCTCTCACATCACTGTGGTCATCTTGTTCTTTGGACCTGCCATATTCCTCTACATGAGACCTTCCTCTACTTTTACTGAAGACAAACTTGTGGCTGTGTTCTACACAGTCATCACCCCCATGCTGTACCCCATCATCTACACACTCAGAAATTCAGAGGTGAAAAATGCCATGAGAAAGTTGTGGGTCAGAAAAAC CTATAGCCAGAGAGTTAAGGTGCCCAGCTTCTGTGAACAACAGTTTTTACCTACATTTATCAATACAAACACTA GTTCCTGCAACGTAAGACCCGTGGAGTCAGTCAGTCACTCAGCAAAACCAGTGGACGTTGCCACGGAGCAGAATATTGCTGGGACC CTCAATGAAGATGTGGCCCAAGGGCTTGCTGTCAGCCACAATGTCAACGATCATGGTGAAGTTGACCATGGCTACAGCAAACATCAACAGGG GTGA